The region AGGAGACATTTATGGCACAGGCTTCCAGGAGGATAACTCCCTGCCAGAACCCTTCTCCACCCTCCCTTCCACACCGGGGTGAGAAGTGCAGAGCTGagaagctgagcacagccagagcaAGGGACAGTCATCCCCATTCAGGGACACCCTGCTCCACAGAGGACCCTGCTCCACAAGGaaccctccagcccagcccctcacctgtactTCCTCCTCCCTTGCAGCCTCGGGTGATGCCCTCCATAGTAGCCTCCCCGCTGGACCAACCCTCCCCGGAGATGGAAGCGACCCCGGTAGCCTCCACGGTCGGTGGTGCTGATGCCTGGCATGTTGGTCCTCTTGGGGAGCACCTGGAAGGCAGGAGATGgctcagctggtgctggagcaccAGGGTTTGGCACAGCCCCAGACACATGGGGCTGGGTGGACACAGCACCCCAGGGCCTGATCCAGGCTCCTACCTTGATGACCCGGCCTCTGAACACACTTTCATCCAGCTCCACCGCAGCCTTCACCGAGCTCTTCTCCTCAAACTCGATGTAGGCATACCTGCGAGAGGACAGGGTGAGCAAAGCCCCAGGCACACCCCGCTGCCCCCAAAGgctggagagcacagagcagcacccTCAAGACCCCTTCCTCAGCCCCTGCAGGCACACTGACCCTTTGGGATGCCCTGAGAACCTGTCGCAGAGGATGGTCACTCGGTTGATCTGCCCACAGCTGTTGAAGTGAGactccagctcttctgctgtgcCTCCATAATCCACCTGCAATGACAGCCCCAGTacctccagcaccaccagaCAGCCCCTCTGGCTTGGAGGTCTGCATTCACACACTTTCCCAAGAGACAAAGAGCCTGGCTGACCACATTCACACCTTGCAGCCATGGCCTCACTATCTCCTGAGGTTAAGGAGACCCTTCCAGCTGAATGCTCCAGCCTGGAAACCTAAATCCAAGAGACAGCTCCCCCCTCTCTTTGGGGGAACAAGCAATATCACATGACCTGCAGCTTCCAGTGGGATATTTTGGGGAGCTGGCACTTATCTCCGAGTGGCTGAGGATCATGGGCAGATGTCAAGCCACATTCCTAGTCTGGGCTGGGCAGAGGAGAAGCATTTGGGATGGGACCAGTCAGCATTTGGTGGGGGGTGGATGGGCCCCTGTAGTAGGGATCTCAGCCATAAGTCCAGCTGGGTCAGGAGCAGCAAGATGAGCTCTGCCCCAGGGTTTCCCACTTACATTGCCCACATAGATGGAGCGCTGGTCAACCTCCATCTTCTCCTCAGTTGTCTTTGGGAAGAGAGCTGCAAAGACAAAAGGTTGTGTTGGGATGTCCTCTGCCAGATGGACATCtgtcctggcagggctgctcaCCAAGGTGACCCACTGCAAAGCTCCTCAGGTCTCTGGTCACATCTATGCATGCCCAAATCCCcacactgctgccttctctATCTCCTTGCCTCATctccacagaaaaaaacaaacaaactaaaaacacACACCAGCtaactgctctgctgaggctgtTGGTGCTAAACTCAATTACTTGATTCAATTaagtttaattaaattaatttactgCATCTGGGTATGCACAGGTAAGAGCTAAGAGTGGCTATAACCTGCATTTGGACTATGCCATGCTTGGGACTCCATCCCTCACCCACTTCTTGTGttcagtctgcccagagagacagAGCCACATGTTCTGGTTCCAGTTGTCACCTTGTGTCCCAAAGGTATCCCTGGGGGGTGACAGCAGCATCCAGGAACAGCACACACCTGCCTCTGAGCTCATGATGAGATGGTTCTCAGCTTCCAGCTGCAACTTCTTCAGCCTCTCatcctccttctccatctccctcaCTTTGGCTTTGATAGCATCCAGTTCCTGAATGCCAAACCAAGGCTTATGTGAGCAGTACACAGAGCAGGGATACCCCCACCCTGGACTGGGAACTTTTAGTGCTACATTCCCACCAGCCGTGCCCTTAGCCTGGGGACAAGggtgggctgggcactggggacatCAGCCTGTCCCACAAAAGGGGAGCTCAACTCCCAGCTCCACTGGGGTACAAAACCAGGTAAGTATTTC is a window of Indicator indicator isolate 239-I01 chromosome 19, UM_Iind_1.1, whole genome shotgun sequence DNA encoding:
- the PABPN1L gene encoding embryonic polyadenylate-binding protein 2 → MFAARASSLFLDTSEIWWQDPSSMAGEETSWDVAEMATLQKAADDDSDLSHPEADSAEELAVPDPELDAIKAKVREMEKEDERLKKLQLEAENHLIMSSEAALFPKTTEEKMEVDQRSIYVGNVDYGGTAEELESHFNSCGQINRVTILCDRFSGHPKGYAYIEFEEKSSVKAAVELDESVFRGRVIKVLPKRTNMPGISTTDRGGYRGRFHLRGGLVQRGGYYGGHHPRLQGRRKYRGWARLLPWYFPY